A DNA window from Pseudomonas sp. B21-056 contains the following coding sequences:
- a CDS encoding ABC transporter ATP-binding protein, whose protein sequence is MQAESFVSFRNVQKSYDGENLVVKNFNLDIQRGEFITMLGPSGSGKTTCLMMLAGFETVTHGEISIDRQPVNDISPQKRGIGMVFQNYALFPHMTIAENLAFPLKVRGLSSSDIQDKVKMSLEMVAMGALGNRMPAQLSGGQKQRVALARALIFEPHLVLMDEPLGALDKQLREQMQYEIKRLSKQLGITVVYVTHDQSEALTMSDRIAVFNDGVVQQLANPSDLYEKPETAFVASFIGENNKLMGEVVERDGDYCQVQVGNLRVKAVAAKSASTARGTKTTLSIRPERVYLDPADGQCDNRLPAKIQELIYHGDHLRLRLSVADQNDFVVKVVNGVNQLRPTPGSHVTVGWRADDCRALNTVI, encoded by the coding sequence ATGCAAGCAGAATCCTTTGTGAGTTTTCGCAATGTCCAGAAGAGCTACGACGGTGAAAACCTCGTGGTCAAGAACTTCAATCTGGATATTCAGCGCGGCGAATTCATCACCATGCTTGGCCCTTCGGGCTCGGGTAAGACAACGTGCCTCATGATGCTGGCGGGTTTTGAAACCGTTACCCATGGAGAAATCTCCATCGACCGCCAACCGGTCAACGATATTTCGCCACAGAAGCGCGGTATCGGCATGGTTTTTCAGAACTATGCATTGTTCCCGCACATGACGATTGCGGAGAACCTGGCTTTCCCCCTCAAGGTTCGAGGACTGTCTTCGAGCGATATCCAGGACAAGGTCAAGATGTCCCTGGAGATGGTTGCCATGGGCGCCTTGGGCAATCGCATGCCCGCACAACTTTCAGGCGGTCAGAAACAGCGTGTAGCGCTGGCCCGGGCACTGATCTTCGAGCCTCACCTGGTGCTCATGGACGAACCGCTGGGTGCGCTCGACAAGCAATTGCGTGAACAGATGCAATACGAGATCAAGCGTCTTTCAAAACAGTTGGGGATCACCGTCGTCTATGTGACCCACGATCAAAGCGAAGCGCTCACCATGTCTGACCGCATTGCGGTCTTCAACGACGGAGTGGTCCAGCAACTGGCCAATCCATCCGACCTTTATGAGAAGCCTGAAACGGCATTCGTGGCGAGCTTCATCGGAGAGAACAACAAGTTGATGGGGGAGGTCGTCGAGCGTGATGGCGACTATTGCCAGGTACAGGTCGGGAACCTGCGGGTAAAGGCTGTGGCAGCCAAGTCCGCGAGCACTGCCCGAGGAACGAAAACCACCTTGTCGATTCGCCCCGAGCGCGTGTATCTCGATCCGGCCGATGGCCAATGCGATAACCGGCTGCCAGCGAAAATCCAGGAGTTGATCTATCACGGGGATCACCTGCGCCTGCGCCTCAGCGTCGCCGACCAAAATGATTTCGTCGTGAAAGTCGTCAACGGCGTCAATCAGCTCCGGCCGACTCCCGGCTCTCACGTGACTGTCGGTTGGCGCGCAGATGATTGTCGAGCGCTCAACACGGTTATCTAA
- a CDS encoding ABC transporter permease, with translation MSLPNYIGPVERCWFFTVRGFALLVLLFLVVPILVIIPLSFNVEPYFSFTTDMLHLDPEAFSLRWYRQLVNDPLWILSIKNSFLVAAGATVIATALGTLASIGLSRSDLPCKRLLTGILISPMIVPVIISAAGMYFFYSKLGIGQSLFALILSHAVLGTPFVILTVTATLVGFDHSLTRAAASMGASTTYTFFRVTFPLIRPGIISGGLFAFITSFDEAVVVQFLGGVEQRTIPRQMWSGMREQISPTILAAATLLIALSVLLLLSIEVLRRRSLRIRGINH, from the coding sequence ATGAGCCTTCCAAACTACATCGGGCCTGTCGAGCGCTGCTGGTTTTTCACCGTGCGTGGGTTTGCCTTGCTCGTATTGCTTTTCCTGGTCGTGCCGATTCTGGTGATCATCCCCTTGTCCTTTAACGTGGAACCCTACTTCAGTTTCACCACGGACATGCTGCACCTGGATCCTGAGGCGTTTTCCCTGCGCTGGTATCGGCAGTTGGTCAACGACCCGCTTTGGATACTGTCAATCAAGAACAGCTTCCTGGTGGCGGCGGGTGCAACGGTGATTGCAACAGCGCTGGGGACACTTGCCTCTATCGGGCTGAGTCGCTCCGACCTGCCCTGCAAGCGCCTGCTCACCGGCATCCTGATTTCCCCGATGATCGTTCCAGTGATCATTTCAGCCGCCGGCATGTACTTTTTCTACAGCAAACTGGGGATCGGCCAGAGCCTGTTCGCGTTGATTCTCTCGCATGCCGTCCTGGGTACGCCCTTCGTCATTCTGACCGTCACCGCGACGCTCGTTGGGTTTGATCATTCCCTGACTCGCGCCGCCGCCAGCATGGGGGCCTCCACCACCTACACGTTTTTCAGGGTGACGTTCCCGCTCATCCGTCCCGGGATCATTTCAGGGGGGCTGTTCGCCTTTATCACTTCGTTCGACGAGGCCGTAGTCGTTCAGTTTCTAGGGGGCGTCGAGCAACGCACCATCCCTCGTCAGATGTGGTCCGGGATGCGTGAGCAGATCAGCCCCACGATTCTCGCTGCTGCAACGTTGTTGATCGCTTTGTCTGTCCTGCTGTTGTTGTCCATCGAAGTCCTGCGTCGCCGTTCGCTCCGCATCCGCGGAATCAATCACTGA
- a CDS encoding ABC transporter substrate-binding protein, whose amino-acid sequence MKKMLMCALTSLACVSAMAQDNLTIVTYGGSLAAAQTKAAIKPFSEKTGVKTTLEDYSGGIAQLKSQVETKSVTWDVVDMELPDAVRACNAGLFERINPSKDLEPGANGAPADVDFISGAVTDCAVASIIWSTVVAYNVNAFKGEQPVALKDFFDINKFPGKRGLRKSPQGTLEWALLADGVPRKEVYSVLETEAGIERAFAKLDTIKSQVIWWEAGAQPPQLLADGQVVMTSAWNGRIWAAQTQEKQPFKIIWDGQLYDMDVWAVPAGSKNKARAMEFLKFATSTPVLAQQSQYIAYGPTRKSSQALVSAEMQPHLPTSAENFKTAVQMNAEWWGDHADELNERFNAWLTK is encoded by the coding sequence ATGAAAAAGATGTTGATGTGCGCGCTGACAAGCCTCGCCTGCGTATCGGCGATGGCACAAGATAACTTGACGATTGTCACCTACGGTGGCTCGTTGGCGGCCGCTCAAACCAAGGCGGCTATCAAACCATTCAGCGAGAAGACCGGCGTGAAGACCACGCTGGAAGATTACTCCGGTGGCATCGCCCAGCTTAAGTCCCAGGTCGAGACCAAAAGCGTCACGTGGGACGTTGTCGATATGGAGCTGCCGGACGCAGTACGAGCCTGTAACGCGGGGCTGTTCGAACGCATCAATCCGAGCAAGGATCTGGAGCCGGGAGCGAACGGGGCCCCTGCCGATGTGGACTTCATCTCGGGGGCTGTGACCGATTGTGCCGTGGCGAGCATCATCTGGTCGACAGTCGTTGCCTACAACGTAAACGCCTTCAAGGGTGAGCAGCCTGTCGCCCTGAAGGATTTCTTCGACATCAATAAATTTCCTGGCAAACGTGGCCTGCGCAAGTCTCCCCAGGGGACGTTGGAGTGGGCACTGTTGGCCGACGGGGTACCTCGCAAGGAAGTCTATTCGGTGCTGGAAACCGAGGCCGGGATCGAGCGTGCTTTTGCAAAACTGGACACGATCAAGAGCCAGGTGATCTGGTGGGAAGCGGGCGCACAGCCGCCACAACTGCTTGCTGACGGGCAAGTCGTGATGACCTCGGCATGGAATGGACGTATCTGGGCTGCCCAGACTCAAGAGAAACAGCCGTTCAAGATTATCTGGGATGGACAACTGTACGACATGGACGTCTGGGCCGTGCCGGCAGGCAGCAAGAACAAGGCACGGGCAATGGAGTTCCTGAAGTTCGCCACCAGCACACCGGTTCTGGCGCAGCAAAGCCAATACATCGCCTATGGGCCGACGCGTAAATCCTCACAGGCATTGGTCAGTGCCGAGATGCAGCCACATCTGCCGACCTCTGCGGAAAACTTCAAGACGGCCGTGCAAATGAATGCCGAATGGTGGGGAGATCACGCTGATGAACTCAATGAGCGCTTCAATGCCTGGCTGACCAAGTAA
- the purU gene encoding formyltetrahydrofolate deformylase, protein MTTRRTYTFAFDCPDRVGIITRTAGLFASHGGWVEEASQFSDEESNRFFSRMVVRAESLPFDIDVLRRKVEPLAQEMAMNWRLVDSDQRKRVVLMCSKGSHCMTDLLDRWKTGDLVCDIACVISNHEDLRSLVEWYGIPFEYVPVDKDNKAAGFAKTEQLIDEYRADCIVLARYMQILPQNLCEKYRHKVINIHHSFLPSFIGAKPYHQASRRGVKLIGATCHYVTEDLDEGPIIEQDVARVSHEQNVDDLVRLGKDVEKTVLARGLRNHLEDRVLVYGNKTIVF, encoded by the coding sequence CCTGACCGGGTGGGAATCATCACTCGCACGGCGGGCTTGTTCGCCAGTCATGGCGGGTGGGTCGAGGAAGCCTCGCAGTTCTCGGACGAGGAGAGCAATCGTTTCTTCAGCCGCATGGTGGTGCGTGCCGAGTCCCTGCCGTTTGACATCGATGTGCTGAGGCGCAAGGTCGAACCTCTCGCGCAGGAAATGGCGATGAACTGGCGTCTTGTCGACAGTGACCAGCGTAAGCGAGTGGTGTTGATGTGCAGCAAGGGCTCGCACTGCATGACTGATTTGCTGGATCGCTGGAAAACCGGCGACCTGGTCTGTGATATCGCCTGCGTGATCTCCAACCACGAGGATCTGCGCAGTCTGGTCGAGTGGTATGGCATTCCGTTTGAATACGTACCGGTCGACAAGGACAACAAAGCCGCAGGGTTCGCAAAGACCGAGCAACTGATCGACGAGTACCGTGCAGACTGCATCGTTCTCGCGCGTTACATGCAAATTCTTCCGCAGAACCTGTGCGAAAAATATCGCCACAAAGTGATCAATATCCATCACAGCTTCCTGCCTTCGTTCATTGGCGCCAAGCCTTATCACCAGGCATCCAGGCGCGGGGTGAAGCTGATCGGCGCAACCTGTCACTACGTGACCGAGGACCTCGACGAAGGGCCGATCATTGAGCAGGACGTCGCGCGAGTCAGCCACGAACAGAACGTCGATGATCTCGTCCGATTGGGCAAAGACGTTGAAAAAACCGTATTGGCTCGTGGGCTTCGAAACCATCTTGAAGATCGTGTGCTCGTGTACGGCAACAAAACCATCGTGTTCTAA
- a CDS encoding GlcG/HbpS family heme-binding protein, whose translation MKMVPRLTLADAHHIMQACLAKARELAVDMDIAITDDAGHLIMFQRMDGARVTSIDIAISKSFTAAAARKSTRSYGDISVPGKPAFGINTSNQGRFSIVAGGLPLFMQEFIVGGVGCSSGTPDQDEMVAQAGVNAFTAYLN comes from the coding sequence ATGAAAATGGTACCCCGACTGACATTGGCCGATGCTCATCACATCATGCAGGCTTGCCTGGCTAAAGCCCGGGAACTGGCCGTTGATATGGACATTGCCATTACCGATGATGCCGGTCATCTGATCATGTTCCAGCGCATGGACGGCGCGCGCGTCACCAGTATCGATATCGCCATCAGCAAATCCTTCACGGCCGCTGCTGCCCGCAAGTCGACGCGTTCCTATGGCGACATCAGCGTGCCGGGTAAACCGGCGTTCGGCATCAACACCAGCAACCAAGGGCGATTTTCCATCGTCGCTGGCGGGCTGCCGCTGTTCATGCAGGAGTTCATCGTCGGTGGCGTCGGCTGCAGCTCCGGTACCCCTGATCAGGATGAGATGGTGGCGCAGGCCGGTGTCAATGCTTTTACTGCCTATCTCAACTGA
- a CDS encoding GcvT family protein — MSNTVPSSARVVIVGGGVIGCSVAYHLTKLGIKDVVLLERKTLTCGTTWHAAGLVPTLRATYNMSMLAKYSAGLYEGLEAETGQATGFVRNGSLSVATHQERFTELKRGASMAKLCGFPCEVVNPEQALELWPLLNIEDIVGGVYLPLDGVVNPVDVTQALAKGARMGGARIIENTQVLDIKIKDGKAAGVVTAQGDIDAEFVVNCAGMWARNFGKKAGVNIPLHAAEHYYVVTEPMEQINGIMLPTLRDLDYYNYFKTDAGKLLIGTFEPNAKPWGHEGIPDSFSFDELPPDFDHLEPYLEAAIRRIPALEKTGLQVFFNGPESFTPDDRYHLGEAPELRNYFVAAGFNSVGIQSAGGAGKVLAEWIAKGHAPMDLWDVDIKRNLPFQGNSQYLYDRTTEGLGLLYAMHWPFRQFETARNARKSILHDRLVAANACYGEVVGWERANFFAPEGEKPEYGYSWGKQNWFAWSAAEHNAVRNAVGLFDQSSFAKILVQGRDAMPVLNRICSNNIDVEPGRIVYTQWLNERGGIEADLTVTRLEKDSFLIVTGPWTQARELAWLRRNTLAEANVVFTDVTSSMAVISVMGPNARSLLQPLTTDDLSNEGFPFATSREIELGYARVRASRITYVGELGWELYIPTEFAPDVFDRIVAAGEPHGLKLCGYHALNSLRIEKGYRHFGHDVMEEDTPLEAGLSFASDFSKAGGFIGKEALLKQKAAGVRKRMVLFKFLDPEATNYHEEPIYRNGEIVGRTTSGMYGHYIGGNVAMGYVCNDEGATTDWVKEGKYEIEVATKRYEVEASLRAFYDPEMSRIKC, encoded by the coding sequence ATGAGCAATACCGTTCCGAGTTCGGCTCGAGTCGTCATCGTCGGTGGTGGGGTTATCGGCTGCAGCGTTGCCTATCATTTGACCAAACTGGGCATCAAGGATGTTGTACTGCTGGAGCGCAAGACGTTGACCTGCGGTACGACCTGGCATGCTGCCGGCCTGGTGCCGACCTTGCGCGCCACTTACAACATGAGCATGTTGGCGAAATACAGCGCCGGGCTGTATGAAGGCCTTGAGGCCGAAACGGGCCAGGCCACGGGGTTCGTTCGCAACGGTTCGTTGAGCGTCGCAACTCACCAGGAACGTTTCACTGAGCTCAAGCGTGGTGCGTCAATGGCCAAACTGTGTGGGTTTCCGTGCGAAGTGGTTAACCCTGAGCAGGCACTCGAGCTTTGGCCACTGCTGAACATCGAGGACATCGTCGGTGGCGTGTACCTGCCGTTGGATGGTGTGGTCAATCCGGTCGATGTCACCCAGGCGCTCGCCAAGGGGGCTCGGATGGGCGGCGCAAGAATCATTGAAAACACCCAGGTCCTGGATATCAAGATCAAGGATGGCAAGGCGGCCGGCGTTGTCACGGCACAGGGCGATATCGACGCTGAGTTCGTCGTCAACTGTGCGGGCATGTGGGCGCGTAATTTCGGCAAGAAGGCGGGCGTCAATATTCCGCTGCATGCTGCCGAACACTATTACGTGGTTACGGAACCCATGGAGCAGATCAACGGCATCATGCTGCCGACCCTGCGTGACCTGGATTACTACAACTACTTCAAGACCGACGCCGGCAAGTTGCTGATCGGCACCTTCGAACCCAATGCCAAGCCGTGGGGACATGAAGGTATTCCCGATAGCTTCAGCTTTGATGAGTTGCCGCCTGATTTCGACCATTTGGAACCCTATCTGGAAGCGGCAATCCGTCGTATCCCGGCGCTGGAAAAAACCGGATTGCAGGTCTTCTTCAATGGTCCGGAAAGCTTTACCCCCGATGACCGCTATCACCTGGGCGAAGCACCTGAGCTACGTAACTATTTTGTCGCCGCGGGCTTCAATTCCGTGGGTATCCAATCTGCGGGTGGCGCTGGAAAGGTGTTGGCCGAATGGATTGCCAAAGGTCACGCCCCTATGGATCTGTGGGACGTGGACATCAAGCGCAATCTTCCCTTCCAGGGTAACTCCCAGTACCTGTATGACCGCACCACTGAGGGGCTGGGCCTGCTGTACGCCATGCATTGGCCGTTCCGTCAGTTCGAGACGGCGCGTAACGCTCGCAAAAGTATCCTCCATGATCGTCTGGTGGCCGCCAATGCCTGCTACGGCGAGGTTGTCGGTTGGGAGCGGGCCAACTTCTTTGCACCCGAGGGCGAGAAGCCGGAATACGGCTACAGCTGGGGCAAGCAGAACTGGTTCGCGTGGTCGGCCGCCGAACACAATGCGGTGCGTAATGCGGTCGGGCTGTTCGATCAGAGTTCCTTTGCAAAAATCCTCGTCCAGGGGCGCGATGCAATGCCGGTGCTGAACCGCATCTGCAGCAATAACATCGATGTCGAGCCGGGGCGGATCGTGTACACCCAGTGGCTCAATGAGCGCGGTGGTATCGAGGCGGACCTGACCGTCACGCGCCTTGAGAAAGACTCCTTTCTCATCGTCACGGGACCATGGACCCAGGCCCGTGAGCTTGCCTGGCTGCGTCGCAACACGCTGGCAGAAGCGAATGTGGTGTTCACCGATGTGACTTCGTCGATGGCGGTGATCAGCGTGATGGGCCCCAATGCCCGAAGTTTGCTGCAACCGCTGACCACGGACGATCTTTCCAACGAAGGTTTCCCGTTTGCTACGTCCAGGGAGATCGAACTGGGTTACGCCCGTGTACGTGCCTCGCGCATCACTTATGTTGGGGAGTTGGGTTGGGAGTTATACATCCCTACCGAATTCGCCCCGGATGTCTTCGACCGGATCGTCGCCGCCGGTGAGCCCCATGGCCTGAAGTTGTGCGGCTACCACGCGCTCAACTCCCTGCGGATCGAGAAGGGCTATCGCCATTTTGGTCACGATGTCATGGAAGAAGACACACCTCTGGAAGCCGGGTTGTCGTTTGCTTCCGACTTCAGTAAAGCGGGCGGTTTCATTGGCAAAGAGGCACTGCTCAAGCAGAAAGCCGCAGGCGTCAGGAAACGCATGGTGCTGTTCAAGTTCCTTGATCCCGAGGCCACCAACTATCACGAGGAGCCGATCTATCGGAACGGAGAAATTGTTGGTCGCACCACCTCGGGCATGTACGGCCACTACATCGGCGGCAACGTTGCCATGGGTTACGTTTGCAACGATGAAGGCGCAACGACCGATTGGGTAAAGGAAGGCAAATACGAGATTGAAGTAGCCACGAAACGGTATGAGGTCGAGGCCAGCCTTCGTGCCTTCTACGACCCGGAAATGAGTCGGATCAAGTGCTGA
- the glyA gene encoding serine hydroxymethyltransferase yields MFSQHDQIQGYDDALCRAIDAEERRQELHIELIASENYTSRRVMEAQGSGLTNKYAEGYPGKRYYGGCEHVDQVEQLAIDRAKTLFGADYANVQPHSGSQANAAVYLALLQAGDTVLGMSLAHGGHLTHGASVSFSGRLYHSVQYGIDTVTGVIDYDEVERLALEHQPKMIIAGFSAYSKTLDFPRFRAIADKVGAYLFVDMAHVAGLVAAGLYPNPLPHAHVVTTTTHKTLRGPRGGLILAKGHEDLWKKLNAAVFPGGQGGPLMHVIAAKAVCFKEALEPGFRTYQEQVIKNARTMADIFIQRGYDVVSGGTDNHLFLVSLIRQCLTGKDADAALGRAHITVNKNAVPNDPQSPFVTSGLRIGTPAVTTRGFRELECGALANWICDILDSLGDSDVEARIARQVAALCERYPVYSA; encoded by the coding sequence ATGTTCAGCCAGCACGATCAAATCCAGGGTTACGACGACGCACTGTGCAGGGCCATCGACGCCGAGGAACGCCGTCAGGAGCTGCATATCGAGCTGATTGCGTCGGAGAACTACACCAGCCGGCGAGTCATGGAAGCCCAGGGCAGCGGCCTGACCAACAAGTACGCTGAGGGTTATCCTGGCAAGCGCTACTACGGCGGTTGCGAGCATGTCGACCAGGTCGAGCAACTGGCCATCGATCGGGCAAAGACGCTTTTTGGTGCTGATTACGCCAATGTCCAACCGCATTCCGGTAGCCAGGCCAACGCGGCTGTCTACCTCGCACTCCTTCAGGCGGGGGACACGGTGTTGGGCATGAGCCTGGCTCACGGCGGACATCTTACCCATGGCGCCAGCGTCAGTTTTTCCGGGAGGCTTTACCATTCGGTGCAGTACGGTATCGATACGGTGACTGGCGTGATTGATTACGACGAAGTCGAACGGCTGGCGTTAGAGCATCAGCCGAAGATGATCATTGCCGGCTTCTCAGCCTATTCGAAAACCCTGGATTTCCCGCGCTTTCGTGCGATTGCCGATAAGGTCGGGGCATATCTGTTCGTTGACATGGCTCATGTTGCCGGACTGGTCGCGGCTGGTCTGTATCCGAATCCGCTGCCCCATGCTCATGTGGTTACCACGACGACGCACAAGACGCTGCGCGGACCTCGTGGCGGTTTGATCCTCGCCAAGGGGCATGAAGACCTGTGGAAAAAACTCAACGCCGCGGTCTTTCCCGGCGGTCAGGGTGGCCCGCTGATGCATGTGATTGCAGCCAAGGCGGTGTGCTTCAAGGAGGCCCTGGAGCCGGGTTTCAGAACGTATCAGGAGCAGGTCATCAAGAACGCCAGGACGATGGCGGACATATTCATCCAGCGTGGTTATGACGTGGTTTCCGGTGGCACCGATAACCATCTGTTCCTGGTGAGTCTGATCCGCCAATGCCTGACGGGCAAGGATGCCGATGCTGCCTTGGGCCGGGCTCATATCACGGTAAACAAGAACGCCGTTCCGAACGATCCACAATCGCCGTTCGTAACCTCCGGCCTGCGGATCGGAACGCCTGCGGTGACCACCCGTGGGTTTCGGGAACTCGAATGCGGCGCTCTTGCGAACTGGATCTGCGACATCCTCGACAGCCTTGGCGATAGCGACGTAGAGGCTCGTATCGCTCGCCAGGTTGCAGCGCTGTGCGAGCGATATCCGGTCTATAGCGCCTGA
- a CDS encoding ABC transporter permease: protein MIVERSTRLSNFRHRLHGDHSMNRPVISEGPADRLYVPPKVGQSIKESLDKAERRNKFKSVLLVLPLLAFIAVFFLMPIGDMLMRSVQNATLATYMPKSAVELKQWDRQALPEEKMFAIVGSEILGLLSSQELDRVGTDLNRVQSGMKLLLNKTARGLEKQGPAGIVEFKPLMIGIDKRWGETATWSQLKVMAPSISAVHYLAALDRQFDDNGDVVKQPESRQIYVDNLLRTLAVSAAITVICFLLGYPLAYFLACLPDRLSNLLMILVLLPFWTSLLVRTSAWIVILQSNGVFNEVLRSLGIIDQPLDLMYNLYGTIIAMTHILLPFMVLPLYSVMRGIDQTYIRAAHSMGASSMRTFFRIYFPLSLPGVSAGGILVFILAVGYYITPALVGGRTGQMVSNFIAYHMQTSLNWGLACAIASLLLVVVLLMYWVYDRFVGITNMKLG from the coding sequence ATGATTGTCGAGCGCTCAACACGGTTATCTAACTTTCGTCACCGCCTGCACGGAGATCACTCCATGAATCGCCCTGTAATTTCTGAAGGGCCTGCGGATCGGCTGTATGTGCCGCCGAAGGTGGGTCAATCAATAAAGGAAAGCCTGGATAAGGCCGAGCGTCGCAACAAATTCAAATCCGTGCTCCTGGTTTTGCCATTGCTGGCGTTTATCGCCGTCTTCTTTCTCATGCCTATCGGCGACATGCTGATGCGCAGCGTGCAGAACGCAACGCTCGCCACCTACATGCCGAAAAGTGCAGTCGAGTTGAAACAGTGGGATCGGCAGGCACTGCCCGAGGAAAAGATGTTTGCGATCGTCGGCAGCGAGATCCTCGGTCTTCTCAGCTCCCAGGAGCTGGATCGGGTCGGTACCGATTTGAACCGTGTCCAGAGCGGTATGAAGCTGCTCTTGAACAAGACGGCGAGGGGGCTGGAGAAACAGGGCCCGGCCGGTATCGTCGAGTTCAAGCCGCTGATGATCGGCATCGACAAGCGGTGGGGAGAGACGGCGACCTGGTCCCAGCTCAAAGTGATGGCACCTTCGATTTCCGCGGTGCATTACCTGGCCGCGCTGGATCGCCAGTTCGACGACAACGGTGACGTCGTCAAGCAGCCCGAAAGCCGGCAGATCTATGTCGACAATCTGCTGAGAACACTCGCCGTCAGTGCTGCAATCACGGTGATCTGTTTTCTGCTGGGCTATCCGCTGGCGTACTTCCTGGCGTGCCTGCCGGATCGCCTCAGCAACCTCTTGATGATCCTGGTATTGCTTCCCTTCTGGACATCGTTGCTGGTGAGGACGAGCGCCTGGATCGTGATTCTCCAGTCCAACGGGGTTTTCAATGAGGTCCTGCGCAGCCTGGGCATCATCGATCAGCCCCTGGATCTGATGTACAACCTGTACGGCACGATCATCGCCATGACGCATATCCTGCTGCCCTTCATGGTGCTTCCCCTCTATAGCGTCATGAGAGGGATCGATCAGACCTACATCCGTGCGGCGCACTCGATGGGTGCCAGCTCGATGCGCACATTTTTCAGAATCTACTTCCCGCTTTCCCTGCCCGGGGTCAGTGCTGGAGGCATTCTCGTGTTCATTCTTGCGGTGGGTTACTACATCACGCCTGCGCTGGTGGGGGGCCGGACCGGCCAGATGGTCAGCAATTTCATCGCCTATCACATGCAGACGTCATTGAACTGGGGCCTGGCGTGCGCAATCGCCAGCCTGCTTCTGGTGGTGGTGTTGCTGATGTACTGGGTCTACGACCGATTCGTAGGCATTACCAATATGAAGTTGGGGTGA